A single Anopheles arabiensis isolate DONGOLA chromosome 2, AaraD3, whole genome shotgun sequence DNA region contains:
- the LOC120896039 gene encoding uncharacterized protein LOC120896039, translating to MIKPFVCILIVAAGCANAFMYKHPYNHHQAAVLAHEPVVPVEFVKHTTSPAFRPASFLEVMEVVLDCFNTLRIPLQRFPSYLSGIFPEDPETKCFLRCVAIKLGVYCDEKGADLDRHCVQFGLGECCENFSNRHLVCLQQNSLPCPDRCTAAYKQELCFQEPIAKYLDYHFHDLVGLLHQAKCSHDLKMLHP from the coding sequence ATGATCAAACCGTTCGTCTGCATACTGATCGTGGCGGCCGGTTGCGCCAACGCCTTCATGTACAAACACCCGTACAACCACCATCAGGCGGCGGTACTGGCCCACGAGCCGGTCGTACCGGTGGAGTTTGTGAAGCACACCACCAGCCCCGCCTTCCGGCCCGCCTCCTTCCTCGAGGTGATGGAGGTCGTGCTAGACTGCTTCAACACGCTGCGCATCCCGCTGCAGCGGTTCCCCTCCTACCTGTCCGGCATCTTCCCGGAGGATCCGGAAACGAAGTGCTTCCTGCGCTGCGTCGCCATCAAGCTGGGCGTCTACTGCGACGAGAAGGGTGCCGATCTGGACCGGCACTGCGTACAGTTCGGGCTGGGCGAATGCTGCGAAAACTTCTCCAACCGCCATCTGGTCTGCCTGCAGCAGAACTCCCTGCCCTGCCCGGATCGGTGCACGGCCGCGTACAAGCAGGAGCTGTGCTTCCAGGAGCCGATCGCCAAGTATCTGGACTACCACTTCCACGATCTGGTCGGACTGTTGCATCAGGCCAAGTGCAGCCACGATCTGAAAATGCTGCATccttaa
- the LOC120908499 gene encoding dehydrodolichyl diphosphate synthase complex subunit DHDDS produces the protein MAPSAASVRPVEVSGPPPPTPATEPPASTWVRESNLHWYHRWVIRVLQAGPIPRHVAFIMDGNRRYARKANIAKAEGHSAGFEKLSETLQWCLEVGITEVTVYAFSIENFKRTQEEVDTLMNLARDKFQRLLAERDKLHERGICIRIIGNWDLLEPDIRRSIAEAVLLTRHNRKAILNVAFAYTSRDEITHSIRTVAQAVGDGQLEPDDVSEELLTRCLYTKYSAEPDLLVRTSGEVRLSDFLLWQSATTVMYFTETLWPEFTIWHLLGAVFSYQRVRWRMVDVRKALDHYTEEGVASACGKRNERVGRFLEYLEREEEHHLVRLVRGMGIK, from the coding sequence ATGGCACCTTCCGCCGCTAGCGTCCGCCCCGTCGAAGTGTCggggccaccaccaccgacaccaGCAACGGAACCACCTGCCTCGACCTGGGTCCGGGAGAGCAACCTGCACTGGTACCATCGATGGGTGATCCGGGTGCTGCAGGCCGGCCCGATACCGCGGCACGTCGCGTTCATCATGGACGGTAACCGGCGGTACGCCCGGAAAGCGAACATTGCCAAAGCGGAGGGCCACTCGGCCGGGTTCGAGAAGCTGTCGGAAACGCTCCAGTGGTGCCTGGAGGTGGGCATCACCGAGGTGACGGTGTACGCGTTCAGCATCGAAAACTTCAAGCGCACGCAGGAGGAGGTGGACACACTGATGAATCTGGCCAGGGACAAATTCCAGCGCCTGCTGGCCGAGCGGGACAAGCTGCACGAGCGCGGCATCTGCATCCGCATCATCGGCAACTGGGATCTGCTCGAGCCGGACATACGGCGCAGCATCGCGGAAGCGGTCCTGCTGACGCGCCACAACcgcaaggcgatcctgaacgTGGCGTTCGCGTACACGTCCCGGGACGAGATCACACATTCCATCCGCACCGTCGCGCAGGCGGTCGGCGATGGGCAGCTCGAGCCGGACGACGTCAGCGAGGAGCTGCTGACCCGCTGCCTCTACACCAAGTATTCTGCCGAGCCGGATCTGCTGGTGCGCACGTCCGGCGAGGTGCGGTTAAGCGACTTTCTGCTCTGGCAGTCGGCCACCACCGTGATGTACTTCACCGAGACGCTGTGGCCCGAGTTCACCATCTGGCATCTGCTCGGCGCCGTGTTCTCCTATCAGCGGGTGCGCTGGCGCATGGTGGACGTGCGGAAGGCACTAGACCACTACACCGAAGAGGGTGTAGCATCGGCGTGCGGCAAGCGTAACGAACGCGTCGGCCGCTTTCTCGAGTACTTGGAGCGGGAGGAGGAACATCACctggtgcggctggtgcggggGATGGGTATAAAGTAG